A stretch of Brassica napus cultivar Da-Ae chromosome C6, Da-Ae, whole genome shotgun sequence DNA encodes these proteins:
- the LOC106422565 gene encoding probable E3 ubiquitin-protein ligase RHG1A: MQGERASMGEALNFENGSSSTNPVVDQQIRWGNRHSIGDNDLQNYMNSAADTTNTSFANSVYPEQREGSSGGAKNEAPTIITEQWMVEFMQPSSSANGVVGDLNAEQNGLESGLIIPENGGSCADGQRKRKALDAGIGQSNVGFREFHRGESSSLNMSLNHGPRGLGPGGVPNLSAPPAIIPDSSNRNFSVRADPENVFAAGTVIRQPIAPSLSAPGDQQLVDLRYRHAFGNYTPLNPNASAGTTIPPLSRNMTPPFQWNPAAAAGGSSVVVERSNMLANALFVPPPGVTNLPHGHVSGPWNSVQPSPSLTPYQNNSAQNQRRLSEHLRRRSLLSSAPLDQHVLHQSGGDATFQAQSRAFSRVVPRQGQTTNGVPQSSRGRGRLAELRNVLEQMRRTGTLRLEDVMLLNQSMLGAAGIHDRYRDMRLDVDNMSYEELLSLGERIGDVCTGLNEETISNRLKQRKYSSDTRCPQEIEPCCICQEEYNEGEELGMLECGHGFHSQCIKEWLKQKNLCPICKTTGLNTVEKPGI; the protein is encoded by the exons ATGCAGGGAGAAAGGGCTAGTATGGGTGAGGCCTTGAACTTTGAGAATGGTTCTTCATCGACTAATCCTGTGGTAGATCAGCAGATTCGGTGGGGGAATCGTCACAGTATTGGTGATAACGATCTTCAGAATTACATGAACTCAGCTGCGGATACTACCAATACTAGTTTTGCAAACTCAGTGTATCCTGAGCAACGCGAGGGTAGCTCTGGTGGTGCAAAGAACGAAGCACCTACTATTATCACTGAGCAATGGATGGTGGAGTTTATGCAACCTTCTTCTAGTGCAAACGGAGTGGTTGGCGATCTGAATGCAGAGCAGAATGGGCTTGAGTCTGGTCTTATTATACCAGAGAACGGTGGTTCGTGTGCAGATGGGCAGCGTAAAAGAAAGGCTCTTGATGCCGGCATTGGACAGTCAAATGTAGGTTTCCGTGAGTTCCACCGTGGAGAGAGCAGTTCTTTGAACATGTCTCTTAACCATGGGCCAAGAGGATTGGGCCCTGGCGGTGTTCCAAACCTGTCTGCTCCTCCTGCCATCATCCCAGACAGCTCCAACAGAAACTTCTCTGTCAGGGCTGATCCAGAAAATGTCTTTGCTGCTGGAACTGTTATCAGGCAACCTATTGCTCCATCCTTGAGCGCACCAGGAGACCAACAGCTCGTGGACTTGAGATATAGACACGCTTTCGGCAATTATACTCCTCTGAACCCAAATGCTTCTGCTGGTACTACTATACCCCCTCTTTCAAGAAATATGACACCACCATTCCAATGGAATCCAGCAGCAGCAGCGGGTGGATCTTCTGTTGTTGTTGAAAGAAGCAACATGCTGGCAAATGCCTTGTTTGTTCCACCTCCTGGTGTGACAAATCTGCCCCACGGTCATGTAAGTGGTCCGTGGAACAGTGTTCAGCCATCACCCTCATTGACTCCTTACCAGAATAACTCGGCGCAAAATCAAAGAAGATTATCCGAACATTTACGGAGGAGGTCGTTGCTTTCTTCGGCCCCTCTGGATCAGCATGTGCTTCATCAATCTGGCGGTGATGCCACCTTTCAGGCGCAGAGTCGGGCTTTCTCGAGAGTAGTACCAAGACAAGGGCAAACTACAAATGGCGTTCCTCAATCTTCGCGAGGAAGAGGCAGACTGGCAGAG CTCCGCAATGTCTTGGAACAGATGCGTAGGACAGGGACCTTGCGTTTGGAG GATGTTATGCTTCTCAATCAGTCGATGCTAGGTGCAGCTGGTATTCATGACCGTTATCGAGACATGCGACTCGATGTTGACAACATGTCGTATGAG GAGTTGTTGTCTCTAGGAGAGCGGATTGGAGATGTTTGCACCGGTCTCAACGAGGAAACCATATCCAACCGATTGAAGCAACGAAAATACAGCAGTGACACCAGATGTCCACAAGAAATAGAACCATGTTGTATCTGTCAG GAGGAATACAATGAGGGAGAAGAACTGGGAATGCTGGAATGTGGGCATGGCTTCCATAGCCAATGCATTAAAGAATGGCTGAAGCAAAAGAATCTTTGTCCAATCTGCAAAACGACAGGGTTAAATACTGTAGAGAAGCCAGGGATATAA